Proteins encoded by one window of Pseudochaenichthys georgianus chromosome 9, fPseGeo1.2, whole genome shotgun sequence:
- the ppp1r3c2b gene encoding protein phosphatase 1 regulatory subunit 3C-B-like, whose translation MSSATVLPGVGLGSMAQSAGLAEIAVRLCLNQRKQLCPHVWVPILKPQRPCIRPKVSDQLSSEIFRQAYLTHLFPSFLEDFDEDDDDLLFPVKNKRVIFADSRGMSLTAVREFSDEEEQSDINLLPSLQDLGSMMEDGYSYTVSTCCPGTSLKLGFPQPSADFQAFRAKLAESMVTLENCSVNEQALHGTVRVRNISFQKEVRVRITFDSWQSYRDVPCAYLPKRFGGPQTDIFEFDIAIPKVLDAKRRIEFCLSYSPGGQSEPFWDNNNGQNYSVVLCVSSHLCCGKNLSERA comes from the exons ATGTCCAGTGCAAC TGTTCTGCCAGGGGTTGGCCTGGGGTCAATGGCCCAGTCAGCTGGACTTGCAGAGATTGCGGTCAGACTGTGCTTGAACCAACGTAAACAACTTTGTCCTCATGTTTGGGTTCCCATCCTGAAGCCTCAGCGCCCGTGCATCCGGCCTAAAGTGTCTGATCAGCTTTCCTCTGAAATCTTTAGACAAGCCTATCTGACCCACCTCTTCCCATCCTTCTTGGAGGACTttgatgaagatgatgatgatctTTTATTCCCAGTGAAGAACAAACGTGTGATTTTCGCTGACTCACGGGGAATGTCTTTGACAGCCGTGAGAGAGTTTTCTGATGAAGAGGAGCAGTCTGACATTAACCTGCTGCCGTCGCTGCAGGATTTGGGGAGCATGATGGAGGATGGCTACAGCTACACAGTCAGCACCTGCTGCCCAGGAACAAGCCTCAAACTGGGCTTCCCACAGCCTTCTGCAGATTTCCAGGCCTTTCGTGCAAAGCTAGCTGAGAGCATGGTGACCCTGGAGAACTGCAGCGTTAATGAACAGGCGCTCCACGGGACGGTGCGCGTCAGGAACATCAGCTTCCAGAAGGAGGTTCGTGTTCGCATCACCTTTGACTCGTGGCAGAGCTACAGAGACGTGCCCTGTGCTTACCTGCCGAAACGCTTCGGGGGCCCTCAGACAGACATCTTTGAATTTGACATTGCCATCCCTAAAGTTCTGGATGCCAAACGGAGGATTGAGTTCTGTCTGAGTTATTCTCCCGGTGGGCAGAGCGAGCCGTTTTGGGACAACAACAACGGACAGAATTACAGCGTGGTCCTGTGCGTCAgctcacatctctgctgcgggaAGAATCTGAGTGAAAGGGCATGA